In Brassica napus cultivar Da-Ae unplaced genomic scaffold, Da-Ae ScsIHWf_158;HRSCAF=287, whole genome shotgun sequence, the following proteins share a genomic window:
- the LOC125597964 gene encoding mitochondrial import receptor subunit TOM20-3-like yields MDNNDAEFDAIIMFEQIRKVSEATYLKNPLDADNLTRWAGALLELAQFHNEDPKLTVQEAISKLEEALLIDPKKHPAIWCLGNAYTTLAFLTPEETEAKYNFDLAAHFFQVAVDEQPENETYQKSLEMTAKAPLLHAEVHRQGFGQQPLSGAGPSGASRSKDVKSSELKYDVMGWVILAVGVVAWVGYAKATAPISAPR; encoded by the exons ATGGATAACAACGACGCTGAGTTCGATGCCATCATCATGTTCGAACAAATTCGCAAAGTATCCGAGGCCACCTACCTGAAAAACCCTCTAGATGCCGAC AACCTGACGAGATGGGCAGGAGCTTTGCTGGAGCTAGCTCAGTTCCATAACGAAGATCCTAAGCTAACTGTTCaag aGGCAATCAGTAAGCTTGAAGAGGCGTTGTTGATTGATCCAAAGAAGCATCCTGCGATTTGGTGCCTCGGGAACGCATACACTACGCTTGCGTTTTTGACTCCTGAAGAGACCGAAGCTAAGTACAACTTTGACTTAGCTGCTCACTTCTTTCAAGTTGCTGTGGATGAG CAACCGGAAAATGAAACCTACCAGAAATCACTTGAAATGACAGCCAAG GCTCCACTACTGCACGCAGAGGTTCACAGGCAAGGCTTTGGCCAACAGCCACTGAGTGGCGCCGGTCCATCAGGAGCGTCAAGATCAAag GATGTGAAAAGCAGTGAGTTGAAGTATGATGTGATGGGATGGGTTATACTAGCTGTTGGCGTTGTTGCCTGGGTTGGTTACGCCAAAGCTACTGCACCTATCTCTGCTCCTCGATAA